In Anaerolineales bacterium, the following proteins share a genomic window:
- a CDS encoding STAS domain-containing protein, translating into MEITHQEFKHCELIKVKGRVDSATAPQLAQTLETANENGKHKLVLDMSELEYMSSAGFRALLAAQRNSKKYNRGEVVLASVPERIREALELAGFTELFKTFDDPLHAVGYF; encoded by the coding sequence ATGGAAATTACGCATCAGGAATTCAAACATTGTGAATTGATCAAGGTCAAGGGACGGGTAGATAGCGCGACCGCGCCTCAGCTTGCCCAGACGTTGGAGACCGCCAACGAGAACGGCAAACATAAACTGGTGTTGGATATGAGCGAGTTAGAGTACATGTCCAGCGCGGGCTTTCGGGCGTTGTTAGCCGCCCAGCGAAATTCGAAGAAATACAATCGCGGCGAAGTTGTGCTTGCTTCGGTGCCTGAACGTATCCGTGAAGCGCTCGAACTGGCGGGGTTCACGGAACTGTTCAAGACGTTCGACGATCCGCTTCATGCGGTGGGGTATTTCTAG
- a CDS encoding ATP-binding protein, with protein MKTIHFPAKFEFLDEIREFVGTIARENGFGDKDVYNIQLATDEAASNIIEHAYEDITDGVLDLSCGMQGEGLTVILVDHGAPFDPSEVPMPDLQADLADRKIGGLGIFLMRKLMDEVHYHSNSDKSNVLTMLKRKG; from the coding sequence ATGAAAACGATTCATTTTCCGGCAAAGTTTGAATTTCTCGATGAGATCCGCGAATTCGTGGGAACGATCGCGCGGGAAAACGGCTTCGGCGATAAAGATGTGTACAACATTCAACTCGCCACGGACGAAGCCGCCTCGAATATCATCGAACATGCGTATGAAGATATCACAGACGGCGTTCTCGACCTGTCTTGTGGTATGCAGGGGGAAGGTCTGACGGTTATTTTGGTGGATCACGGCGCGCCATTCGATCCTTCTGAAGTTCCCATGCCTGACCTGCAGGCTGATCTAGCGGATCGAAAGATCGGGGGATTGGGCATCTTCCTGATGCGGAAATTGATGGACGAAGTGCATTACCACTCCAACTCGGATAAGAGTAATGTGCTGACGATGCTCAAGCGGAAGGGCTAG
- a CDS encoding GAF domain-containing protein → MKAASSSEWRELAKLGEQLIGTTSLSEQRDQIVAVASRLLKGDADLWLDEDLFRLPDARDEIVFSPSPESQALTRALKSKGLLTSYQKGRKKNRAARQVWASVPLKNQEAPLGAIQVVRPRGPEFKKDELDLLVGLAGVIGVSLVASHRVAVEGFRLDQLNLVREVSAQIANVLDLNELAERVTQLIQQTFHYYYVAIFTLRERSPGLRFRASAMSHRDGKRRAKVALEVKIGQGLIGEAAESGEQIVVRDVRKDARYRFINALPGTRSEVAIPLKIEGRVLGVLDVQSDQADAFHPNDLLVLNALADTIARAVEGARLYHDLRRHSDHLALIADVSRSVNASLELNTLMQNVSDLIHNRFKFPHVNLFTVHHLRGMIEYQAGSGERSAQSAGFTVPLDDAAGILPWVAREGTTVVANDVRKDKRYVPSPLPPENTKSEICVPLLYDGEVVGLLDIQSDRYNAFTTEDQFMFEAVADNIAIAIHNAALYRSEQWRRQIADSLREVAGLISADEDVDDVLEVILLELEKNLPVEISSIWLLEDDELYLAASHNMDEALLESTLYGTPEAYAALMRVIESEGAEVRKPTDIMGATGLAAGFDQNYSALAAPLRVGNQPFGVITLAHHSPGRYGREALAVATTFANYAAVAIENTRLFDIAQEQAYASAALLQVAQAIVSLSDLDEILDTIIRIMPILVGVRRAALYQFDSAEEKFLSSQQYGLSEEDEANFWNRSFTEGEFPMLDSCRGATGLLASPLNEARGLEAWLSARPSEEANLANPNALLFAVPIAVKDALYGVMLIEEAEGGLRFRTRRLEIINGIAQQAALAIQNDLLQREMVVRERLETEVQLARQIQQTFLPDSLPQVEGWEFAARWKTARQVGGDFYDVFDLPNRRIGFFIADVADKGVPAALFMALTRTLVRAAVLEIESPAEALRRVNDLLIPDTKQGMFITAVYAVLDLDKGELTYVNAGHNPPIWVRHDGAVEKLTRTGIALGASEEARYEQRAIQLTDGDNLLFYTDGLTESFNNEGEFYGELRLTESIVINQCSSASQLMDVVEKSLLDFVQDMPPADDLTMLAVRKV, encoded by the coding sequence ATGAAAGCGGCGTCATCGTCCGAGTGGCGCGAACTTGCCAAACTGGGCGAACAACTCATCGGCACTACATCGTTGTCGGAACAGCGCGACCAGATCGTCGCTGTAGCTTCGCGCCTGCTCAAAGGGGATGCGGACCTGTGGCTCGATGAAGACTTGTTCCGCCTCCCTGACGCGCGCGATGAAATTGTCTTCTCGCCAAGCCCTGAATCGCAGGCGTTGACCCGCGCCTTGAAATCGAAAGGTCTTCTGACCAGTTACCAAAAGGGGAGAAAAAAGAACCGCGCCGCGCGGCAGGTATGGGCGTCCGTTCCGCTAAAGAATCAGGAAGCCCCTCTGGGAGCGATTCAGGTAGTGCGCCCACGCGGACCTGAATTCAAAAAGGATGAACTCGATCTCCTCGTAGGTTTGGCTGGTGTCATCGGCGTCAGTCTGGTGGCTTCGCATCGAGTCGCAGTGGAGGGGTTCCGGCTCGATCAATTGAACCTTGTGCGTGAGGTTAGCGCGCAGATCGCCAACGTGCTGGATTTGAACGAGCTGGCGGAACGCGTCACGCAACTCATTCAACAGACGTTCCATTATTACTACGTCGCTATCTTCACGTTGCGAGAGCGCTCCCCGGGGCTTCGATTCCGCGCGAGCGCGATGTCTCATCGTGATGGGAAACGCCGCGCCAAGGTCGCGTTGGAGGTGAAGATCGGTCAAGGGTTGATCGGGGAGGCGGCTGAATCCGGCGAGCAGATCGTTGTCCGCGATGTGCGGAAGGATGCGCGCTACCGGTTCATCAACGCGCTTCCGGGGACCCGCTCGGAGGTTGCGATCCCATTAAAAATTGAAGGGCGAGTGTTGGGTGTGCTTGATGTGCAGAGCGATCAGGCGGATGCGTTCCATCCCAACGACTTGCTTGTTCTGAACGCGCTGGCGGATACCATTGCGCGTGCCGTGGAGGGCGCTCGTCTATATCACGATTTGCGGCGGCATTCGGATCATCTTGCTTTGATCGCGGATGTCAGCCGGAGCGTGAACGCCTCGCTTGAATTGAACACGTTGATGCAGAACGTTTCGGATTTGATCCATAATCGTTTCAAATTTCCGCATGTCAATTTGTTTACGGTGCATCATCTTCGGGGCATGATCGAGTATCAAGCCGGAAGCGGCGAGCGAAGCGCTCAATCGGCCGGATTCACCGTCCCGTTGGATGACGCGGCGGGTATCCTCCCGTGGGTAGCGCGCGAAGGAACAACCGTCGTCGCGAACGATGTGCGAAAGGATAAGCGTTACGTTCCATCGCCGTTGCCGCCGGAGAATACAAAATCTGAAATCTGTGTGCCGTTGTTATACGATGGCGAAGTGGTCGGCTTGCTGGATATTCAATCGGATCGCTACAACGCCTTCACCACAGAGGACCAATTCATGTTCGAAGCGGTGGCAGATAATATCGCCATCGCGATCCATAACGCGGCGCTTTATCGCTCGGAGCAGTGGCGGCGGCAGATCGCGGACAGCCTGCGCGAGGTCGCAGGTTTGATCTCAGCCGACGAGGACGTGGACGATGTTCTCGAAGTGATCCTGCTTGAATTGGAAAAGAACCTGCCGGTGGAGATTTCATCCATTTGGCTTCTCGAAGACGATGAGTTATATCTAGCGGCAAGCCATAATATGGACGAAGCGCTTTTGGAGAGCACCTTGTACGGTACGCCCGAAGCGTATGCCGCTTTGATGCGCGTCATCGAATCGGAAGGGGCGGAAGTGCGCAAGCCGACAGATATCATGGGCGCTACCGGTCTCGCGGCTGGGTTCGATCAGAATTATTCCGCGCTGGCAGCGCCGTTGCGTGTGGGCAATCAACCGTTCGGAGTGATCACGCTCGCACATCATTCGCCCGGCAGATATGGCAGGGAAGCGCTGGCTGTGGCAACCACCTTTGCGAATTATGCCGCCGTTGCCATCGAAAACACGCGCTTATTCGATATTGCACAGGAACAAGCGTACGCGTCCGCGGCGTTGTTGCAGGTGGCGCAAGCCATTGTCAGTTTGAGCGACCTTGATGAGATCCTCGATACGATCATCCGCATCATGCCGATCTTGGTGGGGGTTCGACGCGCCGCGTTGTATCAGTTCGATTCTGCGGAGGAAAAATTTCTATCGTCTCAGCAATATGGTTTGAGCGAAGAGGATGAAGCCAACTTCTGGAATCGTTCGTTCACAGAGGGCGAATTCCCCATGCTTGATTCGTGCCGCGGCGCGACGGGCTTGCTCGCCAGTCCGTTGAATGAGGCGCGCGGACTCGAAGCGTGGTTATCAGCCCGCCCGTCGGAAGAGGCGAATCTTGCCAATCCGAACGCGCTGTTGTTCGCGGTCCCCATCGCGGTCAAAGACGCGTTGTATGGCGTGATGCTGATCGAAGAAGCCGAAGGCGGATTGCGCTTCCGCACGCGGCGCTTGGAGATCATCAACGGGATCGCGCAACAAGCCGCGCTGGCGATTCAGAACGACTTGTTGCAACGCGAGATGGTGGTGCGCGAACGCCTCGAAACGGAAGTGCAGTTGGCTCGCCAAATTCAGCAGACCTTCCTCCCCGACTCGCTGCCGCAGGTGGAGGGCTGGGAGTTTGCCGCCCGCTGGAAAACGGCGCGGCAGGTGGGCGGCGATTTTTACGATGTGTTCGATCTGCCGAATCGCCGCATCGGCTTTTTCATCGCCGACGTCGCGGACAAGGGCGTGCCAGCCGCGCTGTTCATGGCGCTCACGCGGACGTTGGTGCGCGCCGCCGTGCTTGAGATCGAATCGCCAGCCGAAGCGTTGCGCCGCGTGAATGATCTACTTATCCCCGACACGAAACAAGGTATGTTCATCACGGCAGTCTATGCTGTGCTCGACCTTGATAAGGGTGAGTTGACGTATGTCAACGCGGGGCATAACCCGCCGATCTGGGTACGGCATGACGGCGCGGTCGAAAAACTCACGCGTACGGGAATTGCGCTCGGCGCGTCGGAGGAGGCGCGCTATGAGCAACGCGCCATCCAACTTACCGACGGCGATAACCTCTTGTTCTACACCGATGGTTTGACGGAATCGTTCAATAACGAGGGCGAGTTCTACGGCGAGTTACGGTTGACCGAATCGATTGTGATCAATCAATGCTCGTCCGCGTCGCAGTTGATGGACGTGGTGGAAAAATCTCTGCTTGATTTTGTGCAGGACATGCCTCCCGCCGATGACTTGACGATGCTGGCGGTGAGGAAGGTGTAA
- a CDS encoding RidA family protein — protein MYTSEGKKIVSTEKAPKAIGPYSQAIRTENLIFTAGQIGLDPATMEIVQGGIEAETKQVLTNLKYVLESADSGLNFVVKTLVFLQDMNDFAKMNAIYSEFFPENPPARSTVQVAGLPKGARVEIECVALLSPTRGD, from the coding sequence ATGTACACATCCGAAGGCAAGAAAATCGTTTCCACAGAGAAGGCGCCGAAAGCCATTGGTCCATATTCGCAAGCCATTCGCACCGAAAACTTGATCTTTACCGCCGGGCAAATTGGACTTGACCCCGCTACGATGGAAATCGTCCAAGGCGGCATCGAAGCCGAAACAAAGCAAGTGTTGACCAACCTCAAGTACGTCCTTGAATCGGCGGACTCGGGATTGAATTTCGTGGTCAAGACCCTCGTCTTTTTGCAGGATATGAACGACTTTGCAAAGATGAACGCGATCTACTCTGAATTCTTTCCTGAAAACCCGCCTGCGCGCAGTACCGTCCAAGTGGCGGGGTTGCCCAAAGGCGCGCGGGTCGAGATCGAGTGTGTGGCGCTGCTGTCTCCCACGCGCGGCGACTGA
- a CDS encoding response regulator transcription factor, translating to MNELILLVDDEPSIIKLARMYLEREGFRIATAKDGEAALDSADHEHPALIVLDVMLPKLDGFEVCRRLRAANHPSAILMLTARDDDIDKILGLELGADDYLTKPFNPRELVARVKAILRRGDRAISDKDASPMRLGSLTIDPARREVRIDSSNVDLRTQEFDLLLTFVEHRGLVLSREQILQKAWGFDFYGQTRTVDVHVAHLRKKLEASNVKIETVTGVGYKLVVQERG from the coding sequence TTGAACGAACTCATTCTCCTCGTTGACGACGAACCGTCCATTATTAAACTTGCGCGCATGTACCTCGAACGCGAGGGCTTTCGCATTGCCACCGCAAAAGACGGCGAAGCCGCGCTCGACTCTGCGGACCACGAACATCCCGCGTTGATCGTGTTGGATGTGATGCTTCCCAAACTGGATGGCTTCGAGGTGTGCCGCCGATTGCGTGCCGCGAATCACCCGTCCGCGATCCTCATGCTCACCGCCCGCGACGACGACATTGACAAGATTCTCGGTCTCGAACTCGGCGCGGACGACTACCTCACCAAGCCGTTCAACCCGCGTGAGTTGGTGGCGCGCGTCAAGGCGATTCTGCGGCGCGGGGATCGCGCGATCAGCGACAAAGACGCCTCCCCGATGCGACTCGGCTCCCTTACGATTGACCCAGCCCGAAGGGAGGTCCGAATCGATTCTTCCAATGTGGATTTGCGTACACAGGAGTTCGACCTGCTCCTCACCTTCGTCGAACACCGCGGACTCGTCCTCAGCCGCGAGCAAATCCTGCAAAAGGCGTGGGGCTTCGATTTTTACGGTCAGACGCGCACGGTGGACGTGCATGTGGCGCATTTGCGGAAGAAACTCGAAGCCAGTAACGTGAAGATCGAAACCGTGACGGGCGTTGGCTACAAACTGGTAGTTCAAGAGCGAGGGTAG
- a CDS encoding HAMP domain-containing sensor histidine kinase encodes MKSGRPQATVASKVTVVFYPMFTSLRSRLWLSYAMVITLALGIVIVALLVFLIRNPGLYRETTQRLRNVQTQLTDSSRGILADTAALQRIAEANNVRLMLFDSSRALTFDSNPEQPSLPFPRKTLLNRTSQYATDAEGGVWLHAISRLPNGSVLVVAAPRPTIRILNVFADELLTPILQGGLLALLLSLVLAFALSRWVADPLQKVVRAARNYPADAKPVAPRGPREVQDLTNAFNSMVARVESAQRSQRDFVADVSHELKTPLTSIQGFAQSLLDGTAESPEARRQAAQVIYDEAGRMHRMALDLLDLARLEAGTADLNMSPVEAGALLRGVAEKFSLQVQKANVALQVDVPEGLPVLIGDGDRLSQVFTNLVDNALKFTSAGGRVTLSAREDGGAIQFEVADSGVGVESEALPRLFDRFYQADPSRARNDRHGAGLGLAIAREIVQAHGGKIGVRSSVGHGTTFTIRLPLKV; translated from the coding sequence GTGAAATCAGGAAGACCGCAAGCGACAGTCGCTTCTAAAGTGACTGTCGTCTTTTATCCCATGTTCACATCCCTCCGTTCCCGTTTGTGGCTGAGCTACGCGATGGTGATCACGCTCGCTCTCGGCATCGTGATCGTCGCGCTGTTGGTTTTCTTGATCCGTAACCCGGGGCTTTATCGCGAAACGACACAGCGATTGCGGAATGTGCAGACTCAGCTCACGGATAGTTCGCGCGGCATACTCGCGGACACTGCGGCGCTTCAGCGGATCGCCGAAGCCAACAACGTGCGGCTAATGCTCTTCGATTCCTCCCGCGCATTGACGTTTGATTCTAACCCTGAACAGCCCTCTCTCCCGTTCCCGCGCAAAACCTTGTTGAATCGAACTTCTCAGTACGCGACCGACGCGGAAGGAGGCGTGTGGTTGCACGCGATCTCGCGCCTGCCCAATGGAAGCGTGCTGGTGGTTGCCGCGCCGCGGCCAACGATTAGAATTTTGAATGTCTTTGCCGATGAACTTTTGACCCCGATCCTTCAAGGCGGCTTGCTCGCGTTATTACTTTCGCTTGTGCTGGCGTTCGCTCTCTCGCGTTGGGTGGCGGACCCGCTTCAGAAGGTCGTACGCGCCGCGCGGAATTATCCCGCCGACGCGAAGCCCGTCGCGCCGCGCGGACCGCGCGAGGTGCAGGATTTGACGAACGCGTTCAATTCGATGGTCGCGCGCGTCGAATCGGCGCAACGCTCACAGCGCGATTTTGTGGCGGACGTTTCACATGAGTTGAAAACGCCGCTCACTTCGATTCAAGGGTTTGCCCAGTCGTTGTTGGACGGCACAGCCGAGTCGCCGGAGGCGCGCAGGCAAGCCGCGCAAGTCATTTATGACGAAGCCGGGCGGATGCACCGCATGGCGTTGGACCTGCTCGATCTCGCCCGGCTCGAAGCCGGAACTGCGGATTTGAACATGTCTCCCGTGGAGGCTGGGGCGCTGTTGCGCGGCGTTGCGGAAAAATTTTCGTTGCAGGTTCAAAAAGCGAATGTCGCTTTGCAGGTGGATGTTCCCGAGGGTTTGCCTGTGCTGATCGGCGATGGGGACCGGCTTTCGCAAGTCTTTACGAATCTTGTGGATAACGCGTTGAAGTTCACGTCTGCCGGTGGACGCGTCACGCTGTCCGCGCGGGAGGATGGGGGGGCGATCCAATTCGAGGTGGCTGATTCAGGCGTCGGCGTCGAGAGCGAAGCGTTGCCGCGTCTGTTTGACCGGTTCTATCAGGCGGACCCATCCCGCGCGCGAAACGATCGTCATGGCGCGGGTTTGGGATTAGCGATCGCGCGCGAGATCGTTCAAGCGCATGGTGGTAAAATTGGCGTCCGAAGCTCGGTGGGGCATGGAACGACGTTCACGATTCGCCTGCCCCTGAAAGTGTAA